tacctcgagcacgtgtgtcctttgctctcgccttttcttccacatgaagagtgccaatgagatccgggatggaaaactcatgtctcttatgtttcagtaaggtagcaaagttcctccacgaaggtggaagcttagtgatgatacctccggcaacaaacttgtctggtagcatacaactgaagtgctcaagttctctagcaaatgactgtatctcatgagcttgctcaaccacggagtgctcttcagtcatcctgtaatcatagaattgctccatgatgtacagctcagtgccagcatcaGAGACTCCAAACTTGGCTTCGAGtgcatcccacatatcttttccattatcaattgacgcataagcatcaactatgttctcaccaagaacactcaagagcgcagccttaaacagagtatccattttctgaaaagcttgtgcctgttgagcatcaagttccccttcaggtttgccaagagtggcgtcatagcaactcatggtttgaaaccataagactgctctcacgcgccacctcttatagtggataccctcaaacataggaggtctcatggaagcagcaaaaccacttggggtaaattgcctataataaggtttttggattgttggaaatatgagcaatttaccgaatgattttattaacagaaatactagataaagcacgaCTAGTATAGCAGTGATAAAAATAAATCATGCGATTTGACAAAGAGAAGGTAAACAACATCTGCATATATGAACTAGAACCGAACACATCTAGAACAGACACTAGAGCAAGAAGTTGTGACAGAACCTCTAACAGGAAGAGTATGAGAACGTACGGAACAGGAGCAGATGCACCGGTCTTGGGGTTGGTGTCCtcgccagccatgtcgtcgaggaggttgtcgacgtcagggaagaagtcgtcgtcggggaagtagtcgtcggagcctggggcgtccgtgacgaagaagtcagtagtcgcgctgagcgctccccaaaaatcttatcacccttctcccgtacaggactcaaaaggtgcggttccagaggcctactgtcccgacctgcggtgcacgccgcaagctgGGACGGGGAAGAACGTAGCAGCAGCGCAGTGCTCAGGAActtgtggcgagaggaagaagaggttctggtgcgtctctctgagaggagcgacctcccttttataggcgcaagagaaggaggcgagaggctgCGCCGGGAGCTGAAGGGAACGCGGGAGACGAAACGAACAGGCAGCAGCCGAAGGGTGCAGCGTTCGTATTCAATCTCCACTACAGCAAAAACGTTTCAGCTTTCgcgtgacctttcgtatacccgtcgtgcgtggcaaaaatttagacatcggctcggctcattcacgcaacccgcggcgcgtcgtgacaaggcgggcggcggaggaggagcgcacatggatgtccctcttgttctcatcctcatacatgtggagaaagagcctcccttataaaaaggtccaactccctctaaactagcaatgtgggactaaactttagttctacctcttgccttgcacgaatgggctgcgtggcCTCTAgaatttattaggaatttctgaaactgctattgggctaggcccaaaatagacaaaattccagcaatcTCTATATGGGCTGTAAGGAAAAAGATGGGTTTGGTACAGTTGTACTATGCAACCATAAAGAGGGGCCATCAACCAAATTTACTCACTGACTCACGATTCGTGTTTATCAAACTCATGTAGGATCGCAAAAGCTAGACACACCCTTAGGGTGCGTTTGCTTGAAGGTGCGGTATGAATGGGTTTGGACCGCCCGATTTTTTTGGGATGGGATCATTCAATCCATGTGTTTGGATGTATATAAGAGATGATCTAATTATTTGGGATGGGACCGGCCAGTCATGCTCACATGGTCATGCATGCAATGGGAGGCCCTTTGATTTGACCGATTTCTTAGGGTGGATCGGTTCAACATCTTCAGGGCATATTTTTTTAACTGGAAGCATTCAAGTGCTTTATAACCAAACATATTTATTTTTTGAACGATCCGAACCCATCTTTGGCCACCCTTGCAACCAAACGCACCCTTAATCTCCTGTAGCATGATGCAACACTATGAAAAAAACTCAATTTTGTCACCTTTCATGTATTCCAAATCCGATTCAAGTATGCTCGATCCTTTCTGAAAAAACCAATAAAGTTCTCAATGTTCACATATACCAAAAAAAACTAGAAAGTCTTAGACGTGTCACATTTTTCTCTAGTCCAGTGTAGCACGATTCCAAACATGGAGTACAACTCTATGCCTGAAGAAATAAAAATATCACGAATGCTATTCGCCAAATATGCTTCAATTGCCATCGGCGAAAGTTGACGAGTGAGGACACAATTTATTTCCCTTGGACGGTGCCTTGTATAGTGTCTAACTACGGTCTGTAATGCACACCACCTATTTAAGGCAAGAAAAATCAGATAGTAGTTGGTAGGATCACATAGCATTGACATCGCCCGACTATCTTGAATTCTTGATTTCATGTGAGGTGTGTATTTCATTATATATGTGCGCAAGTTGATTCCTATAGCATCTCATCCCGTTCTACATGCGAGCCGCTGCATGTCTAGCTATGAAATTGGACGATTGAATCTTTCTTTTCTTCCATCTTCATAGCCAGGCAGCTGCAGCCTATATTATTTAGGAATGGAAGGTGCCAGGAATATATAGAAACCTTACACGCTAAACAATCAAACATAGTGTGCTGAAGCATGCGGATGAGAGTTGTCTCTGCAACCGCTAGTGCGACGACAAAGCCAAATTATGACTTGAGAACTTCGACGTCACTTCTTGGCACTTGGAAGGCTTCGTAAAAAAGTGATGGGAAAGTCGTGTCGGCGCGGGCACTACTCAGAGGAAGGCCATGGCTTCGCTTACCATGCTTGTCTCATGGACCGTATGGAACGAAAGGAACGCAAGGGTCTTCCGCAACAAAAGCGCGCCACCAATCATTTTGCTCACCAACATCATGACGGAGGCAAATTTTTGGGTCACCGCCAGGGCTAAAAATCTAGGGTCACTCATGTCGCGAGAGTAATAATCCATGTCGTTGTTTTGGGTCGCTTGTAATAAACTCTATTCTCTTCTCAATTAATagatgaggcaaatcttttgccttcGTTTCGGAAAAAAAACAAAGGGAATTCCATGGAAGCAAGCAGGTTCGGATGAAAATCCTGTTAGTATTCATAGTTAGCATTATCGTCCCCAGTCAAATGGATGTGGCGCCAATGTTTTTTTACTTTGCTAGCTCGATTACCAGATTCACCATGTTCAAGGTGTGTTACCGTGTTTGTGTCAAACATTTGGGCATTTAGCTTACCACGAACTCGCCACTTTGTCTCGTACACAATTTCCAGCTCAGCCTATGTCGACGCGTCTGAAAAGGAAAACACTAGTCCTCTGTTCAATGTGCATCTCCGAGTAAAAATAGTTGTGTTGACAGTTGAGTTTTCTTATGCCAGTGCGTGCAACGTGATTTATTCAAGATAATCTTTTGCACGTGTAGGAAGTGAACAAACGAAACACATTCTTATGCTTGCTTTTATGGTGGGGAGAAATTCTTGGGTTTCTTGTGTAAACAATGGAGGAAAATATAATTAAGGAACCAAAATTATATATCAACTCGTCCTCCTCTCGTTGATCAATTTTCTTTCTCTACCATCACACCTCATCCTCATCTACCGCGGAACTATACATCTAAGTACCAAGGACCTCTTTGGGTCGCATGATCAAGAAACACATGAATTGACAAGAGCACATGAACTTGATAAGGTTGATGGTGCAAAATAGATAATTAATACAGAGAAACTTATATGAATAGTTGTTTGGATGGAACAGGGTAAAAGCATAGTGAGAACGGCGGGCCAACGAAGCAGCCCGATATGAAGTGGTCGATGCTGACACACCGACCAGGGCTCACCTAATGCATGCGGAATAGCGCATGAGACGACGCACGCAGGCGCAACAAAAAACGCCACAGAAAAGGTGGCCCCGAGTGCGCCGGCAGCCTACACGTCATTGACCCCCGAGGAAATCGGCGCGGGGGTACTCGCGAGCGCTGATACACCAGGGAAAGGTTACTCCAGCATCCCTTGTAGGAGTAATTTGTCGAAAAATACCCATATGAGAGCTAGTTTCAAAGATCTCTTTGTGAAGAACACATCGGCGAAAACGGCTGTGATTCTGACACTTGGTTTGAAAGTAATGCATTTTTTAAGTTATAGGAGCAACTTTGTCATGACGCTGAAATCTTTCCTCTTTTATCCAGGGTCATGACGGTCACATCATTCTATGTTTATGTTCTAGACCGCTCTATGCAGACGACACAATGTCCGCTTCTTGCATGACATTGCCAATCATGCCGTCCATGCATATGATCAAACTGCAACGCGTCGATGGACTCATCATCGTACAATTTTCATTTTTTTGAGCCCTTGTACAATTTTCATACCACCAAGAATTGTGTGCATAGTcattttgtactccctctgtaaaaaaACATAAGAGCGTTAAGATCACCACTACTTTTTTTTTAGATCCTTAAGATCACCACTACCGACGGAGTATGTTCGAACCTGATTTCTAGTGGGCTGAATGCAGTGAAATAAAAAGGGTGAGAGAGGCGTAGTCGTGTGTGGGCTCACGATAGTAAAAGGCCCGTGAGGTTTACAGCTTTGTTTATTTTTAGCGTAGAGACAGTGCAGGCCCATGAGGTTCTTTTTAAGTGTAATACAGTGTCCAGATCGCCTGCGGCAGCACGGCCCGATAGTACCAGCAACAAAGCCCAAACCACGATCTTATAAGCTGGCGGAGCAGAGGAAACAGGGAGATTcgccaagaaaaagaagaagcgaGAGGAGGAAAAAGCGAAACCCTAAACCCCCGTATTCCCAAACCTTCGATCCGATCCGATCCGACCCGACCGGCGGCGATGGCGTCTGCGCCGGTGGAGAAGCTCAAGAGCTTGTGGAACTCGCAGGTCATGGACGAGGAGCAGTGGGCGGTCAACTATGTACGCACcccctccccgccccctccccctccccccctcccAAGTGCTCTGCTCTGCTCTTCGTTTTCCTGTTGTCTCCGCGTGCGATTGCGCCGGTAGCTGTAATAGCTCTCCTGCTTTTGTTCAGCGCGATTGAGACGATTAGCGGCGCACGTAGGCGATCTAGCTGCTTTTATTCGGTGCGATTACGTTGCTGGTGGTTAATCTTAGATCCGCCTAGTTCGTTTCCCTATTTATTTTTCCCCAGTTGACGCGCATGCTTCCTCGTAGAAATCATACCAGCCACTATCTCGAGGAATAGTGTGCTAGAGGGATTGATTTGCTGTAACCAGTTATGTTGCCTGAATGGCTGTGTTTCCCTGGTTAGCTAGGTTGGGTCCTGTAGAACAAAGAACAAATTCACGATTCTTCTCCTGATCTACTATGGTTATGCAAGAGAAATAGGTTGATGCAAAATCTAGTGCTCTCCTGTCCCTGCAAAAGAACACTAGATGACCATTAGGATGAATTTTTCAGTTTCCCTGAAAGGCCTACTGGCAGGGGATATTCATTACGTGCGCCTACATAGAAAATTCTTTTAATCACCGAAATACCTGGTCTCGTCATCTGGTACTTGTTACATTGCCTGTTGTTTTTGTTTTAAAGCTATTGACCTGGTTTTATCTTTTTGTTTTTCACTGTTGCTGTAGCTAAGGCCCCTTTTTCGAGTGTATTTTTATTGCGATATTGATTGAGAGAGAGAGAATCACAATTGTTCTTTCTGGAGCTAAATCTTAGCATCTTCGTAGTGCCTTACTGTTCTGCCTCTTACATTTGGAAACCTGCCAGATTAGGCGTCGTTATTGCAAGTTAAAGGCCTACTGCCTTCTAGACAGTGGAATTTGAGCTTTGTCAAAAAAAAAAGTGCCACCTCTTCATGGCTGTTTTAGCTTCAGAAGCAAGTCAACTTACTTCATAGCAGTTCCAGGCTTTCAGCTGATAATTTACTTACTTCTCATTAGGAAACCCTAAACCGTTCATATTAGAAATTAGATATCTCCCTGGCCTTCACCACTATCTCGGTTTGCATAATAATAATCATTACCACATAATCTTCAGTCCTTACTAGTGACTGCAACACCCACCATACCTATCCGTGAACACTATTGGAAAGGGGGCCCTGGATTTAGGGACAATGTCAGACATTCCAAGAAAATGTTGTCCGTGTTAGACCGCCAGTTGGCAATATTTCAACTCCGTAACTAAACATATAGGAACATCATCATACAAACGGAGGCCAGAGATGTGACCATGAAAAAATATTATTGGCGTATTGCGTTGTGCTAGTTTCTTTGAATTGAGCTAACCCTGTCCAAACACCAGACAGTAGTACTGTGTAATGGTTGCGTTAGTGTGGCTGCTGTGATGGAAATTAATAGAATCTCGTAATTTACCAGTTAAAACTCTACCACTGGGTTAGCTGGAGTGTATTCAAATTTGCATCATTTAGAGCAATCTGGAACTCATACTTGGCTCTCTACTATGTGTCTGGGTGATTAGCTCAACTTTGGAAACTTGTGCATGGCATATGCTGTGTATCTGGATTGACTAATTAATTTAAAAATATATGCGTGTTATATTTGTTTGTACTCTTGAATTGGAGTTCTGTCTTTTGACCGTTGAAACTTTGAACTGTAATTTGATCTGGATCATAGCAGAACTAAAACGCCCTCAGCCTGAATCCATAACTTGGCACCCAATGTTAGTGGAGAATCAAAGTTATGGCCAAATTTCAGCTCATAATGAATCTATGTTTGTTAGCGACCTTCCCAAATGTTTTGTGAAAATTTTATGCTAATTACACCACTTCTCTTTGTTGCTTTTGATTTACAGAGAGTGCTAAAGGCTGCGGGGATATTTGCTGGATCCATCTTTTTGATGCGCGCCTTTGGTGACATGATGGTAGTTTAAGGACGTGGTAGTGGCTGAGCAGGGTAATGGTGGTTCCATGCCCATTTTCGTTGTGTGCCTTATGATCAGGCTTGTGGATTATTTGTACTCAGACTTGTGGGTTTCTTGTTAAGTTGGTGTTTGAAGCATTTCTCGGCAGGGCTATGAGACGTTCTTTTTGAGTTGAGCACTTGTGTTCTATGAGTAATAAGTTCATGTCCAGTTTGCTGTTAGGTCGCCACAAATCTACGGTTGTGTTGAATTAACAGTCTAATTTCTATTGTTTAGATGAAATGCTTTGATTCCGTTATGTTGTGGCTAAAGAATGGCAAAGTTGAGGTTTCCTGAACGAAAATCATACCTAGCATCTCGTTCGGTGACATTCCAGACGCAATCCCAACAACTAAAACACAGGCATTATCATCAGAACaaaatgactaaatatgcaactTAAAACCAAGATTACTTTTTTGAAATGACAGGATTTCTTAGGAAGAAAATAGTTGCTTGGTTAATTAGGGAAGCTGAGTGAAAACCAGATTGCCTGCTTAATTACGAGTGAAAACCAGATTGCCTGATTAATTATGTGTATGAGTGAAAACCAGATTGCCTGATTAATTATGAACACATAAGGGTAGCCCACTCACACGACCCCAAAGAGGGTAGGCGTTATCGTCATCACTCCTTCCATCTTTAAACTGTGAAACAACTTTAACTTTACCGTAGGCGATCATTGATTCAACCCACACTATAGATAACCAAGACTTTGCCGTAGGTCAACTTAGGCTGCAAAACTGTCATAACCCTGAGCTAAAAAAGTagaaaataaattcaaaaaaatctgatttttttaCAACAAAC
This genomic window from Aegilops tauschii subsp. strangulata cultivar AL8/78 chromosome 4, Aet v6.0, whole genome shotgun sequence contains:
- the LOC109755190 gene encoding mitochondrial import receptor subunit TOM5 homolog yields the protein MASAPVEKLKSLWNSQVMDEEQWAVNYRVLKAAGIFAGSIFLMRAFGDMMVV